A stretch of DNA from Granulicella pectinivorans:
CATTACGACCCGCCCGTCGGGCACGGCTTCACATCGCGCCTTCGGTTCTTCTTCGATCTGCAGAACCTTGCGAACAAGACGTATGTCGGCTCAGCTGGAAACATTACGGATTCTCTGAACACATCGGGGCAACAAAACGGGGCCAGCGTACTCGCAAACTCCACTGGCTCCATCTACGCAGGAACGCCGCGGGCTTCCTACGGTGGAGTGCGCGTCCGTTTCTAGTAGTCCATGACCAGCGGGGGGCAGAGTGTCTCTGCTCCCCGCAAAAGGAGGCATCATGAGCAACGCAACAAAGAGCGAAGAGACGCACGAACAGGGCCGCCGGCACTACCGTGCCGTATGGCGATGGCACTTCTACGCGGGAATCTTCTGTATCCCCTTTGTCGTCTGGCTGGCCTGCACCGGATCGTACTTCAAGAAAGTCCGGCAGATGACGGGCGCTGCAGCCCTTCATCAGGATTGGACGAACGGCCGTTCGTCGGAGCTTGCCGAACGAGCCTCTTCCAACAGAAACGTGCTAGGGTCGCAGGACGGCATGCCGGGGATGGAGTACGCCGGACATATGGGGCACACGATGCCATTGACGATTGGCACTCCGAACAACGCACCGTTCAATGTCCTTGTCTCGACGGCCTATTCGCTGCGCCTGGCAGACCCGGTTGAGGTCATGCCTGCGATGAGGCCCGGAGAGACATGGGCTCTTGCGGTTTACCTGCCCGAGATGGCAGCCTCGCTTATCCTTGTGCTACTGGTTGAAAAGTTTGTGCTTTCCCGGATTCCGTCTGTCAGCCGCTGGCTGGGATTGGTTCGGGCATGACCGAGTGGTCCCAAATCGTTGGATCGCATCCTGAACTGTATGTGAAAGGGAGTGGCATGAACAATCGACGTACTTTCCTGAAAGCTGCTGCACTGTCTGCCACCTCTGCCGTCGTATCCGCGAGAGGGCGCGCGGAGCAGGCAGTAAAACCTAGGCCCGCACTCACGCCGAATTCCATTCCTGTCGGCACCTTGCCGCAGCATTTCGACGTCGAACCGGGCATCCACAATCTGGAGAACGGCTACTGGGGAATCATGCCGCGTGCGGTTGCCCAGATTTATGCCGA
This window harbors:
- a CDS encoding PepSY domain-containing protein, with protein sequence MSNATKSEETHEQGRRHYRAVWRWHFYAGIFCIPFVVWLACTGSYFKKVRQMTGAAALHQDWTNGRSSELAERASSNRNVLGSQDGMPGMEYAGHMGHTMPLTIGTPNNAPFNVLVSTAYSLRLADPVEVMPAMRPGETWALAVYLPEMAASLILVLLVEKFVLSRIPSVSRWLGLVRA